DNA from Drosophila busckii strain San Diego stock center, stock number 13000-0081.31 chromosome 2R, ASM1175060v1, whole genome shotgun sequence:
TATTTACctaatatgtttatatatgaattcttgtttttaatacatttcATGCGTGTAGTAATAATATGTTTATAAGTAagtatatttacaaatttaaagattGCGTATTAAAGCTTGTCCAGCCCCTTGAAAAGATTTAATACGCGCTGCTTACTTGAACATAAAATTACgctattatgtatgtataagctGCAAAAGGTTAAgtataacataaattttaactgTCAAAAGATCGTGTGCCATCATCGCCATTGTTTCATTCTACGCAAAGCCTCCTAGTGGCCTCTTACTTTGTGATGAATTCCTCTGAGGCCACACTGCTGGAATCCAATGTGACTCCTTCACTATGGTTCATAATAGTGTTGAGAGCATCCCTTTGGGAGTTGTGATAAGTTAACATAATTACAGTAATAATACGGGCGTAAAGGTACTTTACCCAccaattgttattgctgcatCGGTAGAAATTACTGATGCCCGTGTAAGTACACGAAATAGTAGTCATTGTCATTTCTGTTGGTATGGGCTCAGTccttgttttgctttctttagTGTCACTTGATGTAGAGTAACGCGGTGATGCGTTGATTGAGTCTAGTCCCAGGCTGCTCTGCTCATAGGGCGACAGGTATTCGTTACTTCGCTTTCCGTACCGTGAGCCAAGAAAGAAGCGATCGTTTCGTGGGACTATAATTAAACGACGAGTTTTTGATGTCCAAGCGCCCCCAGTTGCTGGAGCTGTGTTGCCGCTGGAACGCCCATACCGGCTGCCCACAAAAAACGCCGGTCGTTTTTCTAACTGGCTGTACtctgtaataaaatatgttgtaTAGTCGATTTCTGATTCCCCTCCAACCCTTTATCTTACCATGGTGCTTGTGCAGAGCAGCTTCTGTATATTGTTTATCAGAAGAAGTTGTAAGTACGCATTGCGCAAGAAAAGCACAGATAGTCAATAAGAAAATAGCAGAATAGGATTTGCACGAGTGGTTTAGTAACGTCCTTGATTGAGACATACTACCGACTGTACGGATTCGctctgcaattaaaatacaacattcaaataaatacataagcaCAACATGTAAATTTACACGAAAATTCAAGACAAgcggacaaattaaagttaaagtttatatacactttgttttctgtagcgtcagcaacgCTGCTGACTGCGTTGTCAGtaacgtttgtatggcgcgtcaacAAGCACACCCCGCtgtcaatatttaatattaaaaagaaaataattccTAGGTTATTACCCCATCGTTCTGAAATTCGGCTTCGGTCGAAAACATAACAAAGCGTATTTGCGTTTATtccaaatttttaaaaaatttttgcttaatattgagATAAAATCCGCTTTTTTTCGATTCCGcaggaggggggaggaaataaacaaataaaaataagaccGGTGTTTGGTCATGCAAGGCCAATAAGTTTGACTTCTCAGCTACAAACAGCTGATCTAGAGTAAGCTTGCAcaagcgctctcttctttgcgcttgTATTCACGCGCTCTCCTCTTGCGCTTGCACCAAGGCGTTCTCTTCTTTGTGCGCTCTCATTAAGTTCTTCCCGCTATCACTAATCTTCTATGATTTTCACAATCGCTAAGAATTATGAGGCCGAGCCCATAATTCTCTACTTACACTTACATTCGATCGTCGCAACTAACAAGTTGAACTTGACTCACTCTAGATcaggggcgtccaagccctatgctcagtgtgctcatttgttttttgtaatctGCATTTATATCAGGGGCGTCCAAACGCTTGCATAGGGAAGAGCAAATCACCAATACACTAATTCgaaaacactaacacaagtaaagatgccgttaacttaatttcatttctaAACTGAAAAGAAATTAGGCATCACCTACTTGTCCAATGTTTACGCAGGCAATGATAGTTTTGTGCGCAGTACaagctgttttcatttattttaagagcACGCAATTtcaaacacatgaaagtgttgttgccacgctcgcgcagtcgagacaaggcaacaacaaacacatgaaagtgttgtcgCTTTGCTCGCACAGgcgagacaaaaaaaaaaaattcgaaaaattgtttgtgtaatttgcattggcttatggAAAGAGCGCGTATATATACacgcatttgctcttcctatactgaagagcaattacaaaaacaaatgagcacactgagcctagggcttggacgcccctgctctaaagtataaatattattgatcaGCAGGACTCACCTAGAGCACGGGCGTCCAAGCCCTATACTCAGTATGCTCATTTGTTTCTGTAATTGCTCTTGAGTATAGGAAGAGTACAAGCGTGTATCTGGGTAAAAGCAATACAATTACACAACcaatttttcgtattttttcgTGCGAGACAGGCGATACACAACACTTCTGCATGTGTTTGATGATTGCCGTGTAACCTATAGAAttgtgtatcaaaaagttggtAGCACCCAACATTGATGCgttcttgcttttatttgccaaTTTTCTCAAATGCTAATCGTTAATTAgactgatttaatttattgctaacGAATTATGTTCGTTAACCAAGAGGTATGATAACTATAGCACTGCTTAATTTCCAGAAGACATAcgtacatacgtatgtacgAGGTGTGTTCAAAAAGTAAGgtgaattttcaaatttcacGGGCAACGTACTTTtgattatacatttttatacactttgacatttttgtaaaaaatggaaaagggtattatgaagttgctcaaatgtatgtaacagggagaaggaggcgtgacagaccccataaagtatgacgagctgagtcgatatagccatgtccgtctgctcgtccgtccgtctgtccgtctgtatgagtgtgtgttcctcagcaactataagagctagagcaaccaaatttggtttgtaggtgctcctatatccaggacactacgtttttatttttgtttttcctccccctcccccgtAAATCGAAAAAAATCGATATGAGGCAGTAAAATTTTTGAAagtctgaaataaatcacaaaattgcctagtcatgctCTCGACCGATCgtaatttcagaacgatcagataaataacttagcaattatttacatttcaattttcaatatagacagcggggtgcacgtgctgacgcgccatacaaacgtcgctgccgacgcagcggctgcgtcgctgctgacgcttcaGCGGAAAAAACGAGTTATGACGCTTAGCTTTGTGTTTGCGTTGTGTTTGCTgtgatgccctagtcaaagtgtatctaaaagttggtggcgcttaactttaatttgtccacttgttttgttttgctatgTTGGTACATTCCAGAGAACGACAATTGTGGAACTTTTTAGGCACAATGGtagcacacagacacaacgcacaaaacacccagagagaCCCGAATAACGGTCCGTAGTGGTTTCAGCCACAACGAA
Protein-coding regions in this window:
- the LOC108597291 gene encoding RYamide neuropeptides isoform X2, whose translation is MSQSRTLLNHSCKSYSAIFLLTICAFLAQCVLTTSSDKQYTEAALHKHHEYSQLEKRPAFFVGSRYGRSSGNTAPATGGAWTSKTRRLIIVPRNDRFFLGSRYGKRSNEYLSPYEQSSLGLDSINASPRYSTSSDTKESKTRTEPIPTEMTMTTISCTYTGISNFYRCSNNNWWGCSQHYYEP
- the LOC108597291 gene encoding RYamide neuropeptides isoform X1, with product MSQSRTLLNHSCKSYSAIFLLTICAFLAQCVLTTSSDKQYTEAALHKHHEYSQLEKRPAFFVGSRYGRSSGNTAPATGGAWTSKTRRLIIVPRNDRFFLGSRYGKRSNEYLSPYEQSSLGLDSINASPRYSTSSDTKESKTRTEPIPTEMTMTTISCTYTGISNFYRCSNNNWDALNTIMNHSEGVTLDSSSVASEEFITK